In one window of Burkholderia sp. NRF60-BP8 DNA:
- a CDS encoding sigma-54-dependent Fis family transcriptional regulator has translation MPQPFVLPAAAGRTDLLAQAHARSTAVGLRAHERPDFSPLSRVALRELLDTNHTLFSHARPVMEDLHAQIAETQSLVLLTDADGVILHSIGDADFIEKANRVALCNGVSWAEGARGTNAIGTALASGQAVVVHGSEHFLRANHILTCACAPIADPFGRTLGTLDVSGDPRGASPHTLALVRMSAQLIENHLFANQCGEALRLRFHAHEDCVDSLFAGLVAFGPDGGLIAANRSAQFQLGASFDALQHQASDALFGMRFGQLAQQAARAPGATFRLTLSTGVRVLARCEFPESHKTTVAVRPPAPAARVRAPDPDAITFATLDTGDARMAAVLERVAKIRGRDLPLLILGQTGTGKEWLARALHQASPRADGPFVAVNCAALPDSLIEAELFGYEDGAFTGARKRGSPGKIAQADGGTLFLDEIGDMPLAQQVRLMRVLQERAVMPLGGARAVPVDVRVVCATHRDLRAMIADGTFREDLFYRINGLAVTLPALATRTDLPALVERILARLARSEPMPRRLAADVLDAFARHRWPGNLRQMTNVLRTAGMLAEDEDEITLAHLPDDFWLDCDAAAAAPEAAAPAGKREGTTLQSHQAAMIDAVLARHGGNVSAAARELGLARNTVYRYLRRH, from the coding sequence ATGCCGCAACCCTTCGTGCTGCCCGCCGCCGCGGGGCGTACCGACCTGCTCGCGCAGGCGCATGCGCGTTCGACCGCGGTCGGCCTGCGCGCGCACGAACGCCCCGATTTCTCGCCGCTGTCGCGCGTCGCGCTGCGCGAACTGCTCGACACGAACCACACGCTGTTCTCGCATGCCCGCCCGGTGATGGAGGATCTCCACGCACAGATCGCCGAGACGCAAAGCCTGGTGCTGCTGACCGACGCCGACGGCGTGATCCTGCACAGCATCGGCGACGCGGACTTCATCGAGAAAGCCAACCGCGTCGCGCTGTGCAACGGCGTGTCGTGGGCCGAAGGCGCGCGCGGCACCAACGCGATCGGCACCGCGCTCGCGTCGGGCCAGGCCGTCGTCGTGCACGGGTCCGAACATTTCCTGCGCGCGAACCACATCCTCACCTGCGCGTGCGCGCCGATCGCCGATCCGTTCGGCCGCACGCTCGGCACGCTCGACGTGAGCGGCGACCCGCGCGGCGCCAGCCCGCATACGCTCGCGCTCGTGCGGATGTCCGCGCAACTGATCGAGAACCACCTGTTCGCGAACCAGTGCGGCGAAGCGCTGCGGCTGCGCTTTCACGCACACGAGGATTGCGTCGATTCGCTGTTCGCGGGGCTCGTCGCGTTCGGCCCCGACGGCGGGCTGATCGCCGCGAACCGCAGCGCCCAGTTCCAGCTCGGCGCGTCGTTCGACGCACTGCAGCACCAGGCCAGCGACGCGTTGTTCGGCATGCGCTTCGGCCAGCTCGCGCAGCAAGCCGCGCGCGCACCGGGCGCCACGTTCCGCCTCACGCTGTCGACCGGCGTGCGCGTGCTCGCGCGCTGCGAATTCCCCGAATCGCATAAAACGACCGTCGCCGTCAGGCCACCCGCGCCGGCTGCGCGCGTGCGGGCGCCGGACCCCGACGCGATCACGTTCGCGACGCTCGACACCGGCGACGCGCGCATGGCCGCCGTGCTCGAACGCGTCGCGAAGATCCGCGGGCGCGACCTGCCGCTGCTGATCCTCGGCCAGACCGGCACCGGCAAGGAATGGCTCGCCCGCGCGCTGCACCAGGCGTCGCCGCGCGCGGACGGCCCGTTCGTCGCGGTCAACTGCGCGGCGCTGCCCGATTCGCTGATCGAGGCCGAGCTGTTCGGCTATGAAGACGGCGCGTTCACGGGCGCGCGCAAGCGCGGCAGCCCCGGCAAGATCGCGCAGGCCGACGGCGGCACGCTGTTTCTCGACGAAATCGGCGACATGCCGCTCGCGCAGCAGGTGCGGCTGATGCGCGTGCTGCAGGAGCGCGCGGTGATGCCGCTCGGCGGCGCACGCGCGGTGCCGGTCGACGTGCGCGTGGTCTGCGCGACGCACCGCGACCTGCGCGCGATGATCGCGGACGGCACGTTCCGCGAAGACCTGTTCTACCGGATCAACGGGCTCGCGGTCACGCTGCCGGCGCTCGCCACGCGCACCGATCTGCCGGCGCTCGTCGAGCGGATCCTCGCGCGGCTCGCGCGCAGCGAGCCGATGCCGCGCCGCCTCGCGGCCGACGTGCTGGACGCGTTCGCTCGCCACCGCTGGCCCGGCAATCTGCGGCAGATGACCAACGTGCTGCGCACGGCCGGCATGCTCGCCGAGGACGAAGACGAGATCACGCTCGCGCATTTGCCCGACGATTTCTGGCTCGACTGCGACGCCGCCGCGGCTGCGCCAGAAGCAGCCGCGCCGGCCGGCAAGCGCGAAGGCACGACGCTGCAAAGCCACCAGGCCGCGATGATCGATGCGGTGCTCGCGCGGCATGGCGGCAACGTATCGGCGGCCGCGCGCGAACTCGGTCTCGCCCGCAATACCGTGTATCGGTATCTACGACGGCACTGA
- a CDS encoding DUF1488 domain-containing protein encodes MQIHFTNEKPEYSGRDLMLAFTALVNGERVQCQITAEALEDHFGAASPRFEDMVGAFDQHRERIEAAARRLLSETRAQCVTLRSGYVRFYEANWR; translated from the coding sequence ATGCAGATCCATTTCACGAACGAGAAGCCTGAGTATTCGGGGCGTGACCTGATGCTGGCGTTCACGGCTCTGGTCAATGGCGAGCGCGTCCAATGTCAGATCACCGCCGAAGCGCTGGAAGACCACTTCGGCGCGGCATCGCCGCGCTTCGAGGACATGGTCGGCGCATTCGACCAGCACCGCGAGCGCATCGAGGCGGCCGCGCGGCGCCTGCTGTCGGAAACGCGCGCGCAATGCGTGACGCTGCGCAGCGGCTACGTGCGTTTCTACGAGGCCAACTGGCGCTGA
- a CDS encoding 2Fe-2S iron-sulfur cluster-binding protein, whose translation MTDPEHPSLVRIEPLGATFDAPDSLTVLEAAAFARVSLPRSCRNGTCRSCLCRIVSGSVRYTIEWPGLSREEKADGYTLPCVAVATSDLVLDVPDAAMLD comes from the coding sequence ATGACCGATCCAGAACATCCGTCCCTCGTGCGCATCGAGCCGCTCGGCGCAACCTTCGACGCACCCGATTCGCTGACGGTGCTCGAAGCCGCCGCGTTCGCCCGCGTGTCGCTGCCGCGCTCCTGTCGCAACGGCACGTGCCGAAGCTGCCTTTGCCGGATCGTCAGCGGCAGCGTACGCTACACGATCGAATGGCCGGGGCTGAGCCGCGAGGAAAAGGCGGACGGCTATACGCTGCCGTGCGTGGCCGTTGCCACGTCGGACCTCGTGCTCGACGTGCCCGACGCGGCCATGCTCGACTAG
- a CDS encoding DUF2946 domain-containing protein codes for MLNRRLRKIGSLLGMLAILMTALAPTISQALTTQGRVDALLAGYCSAAPAAGDRSADASTKSLQAHLHACGYCSLLAHTPALPAPELTFAAHVHAIEHRAATRFESLRRALPLTAAQPRAPPLAS; via the coding sequence ATGCTGAATCGTCGTCTCCGGAAGATCGGCAGTCTGCTCGGGATGCTCGCCATCCTGATGACGGCGCTCGCACCGACGATCTCGCAGGCGCTGACCACGCAGGGCCGCGTCGACGCGCTGCTGGCCGGCTACTGTTCGGCCGCGCCGGCCGCCGGCGACCGCTCCGCCGATGCGTCGACGAAAAGCCTGCAGGCGCATCTCCACGCATGCGGCTACTGCAGCCTGCTTGCTCATACTCCCGCGCTGCCCGCCCCCGAACTGACGTTCGCGGCCCACGTGCACGCGATCGAGCATCGCGCGGCGACCCGCTTCGAAAGCCTGCGCCGCGCGCTGCCGCTTACGGCCGCGCAACCGCGCGCCCCGCCGCTCGCGTCCTGA
- a CDS encoding copper resistance CopC family protein, protein MKTTPFVRGALAALGFVAIQAAHAHALPKMQDPAPDATLSSAPHAVTIDFGEALEPAFSSIAVTDSHGQSVVDGKSAVDAGNRKRMRVALADLKAGTYTVAWIAVASDGHRTHGRYAFTLK, encoded by the coding sequence ATGAAAACCACCCCTTTCGTTCGCGGCGCACTCGCCGCACTCGGCTTCGTCGCCATCCAGGCCGCCCATGCGCATGCGCTCCCGAAAATGCAGGACCCGGCCCCCGACGCCACGCTGTCGAGCGCGCCGCACGCAGTCACGATCGACTTCGGCGAGGCGCTCGAGCCGGCGTTCAGCTCGATCGCCGTGACCGACAGCCACGGGCAGTCGGTCGTCGACGGGAAGTCGGCCGTCGACGCCGGCAACCGGAAGCGGATGCGCGTCGCACTGGCCGATCTGAAGGCCGGCACGTACACGGTCGCGTGGATCGCGGTGGCCAGCGACGGCCATCGCACGCACGGCCGCTATGCATTCACGCTGAAGTAA
- a CDS encoding copper chaperone PCu(A)C, whose amino-acid sequence MKRTISTGLLTALALHVSATFAAPALQADACWIRTMPATVPSSGYFTLKNDGDAPATLVGIDTPAYGMAMMHETQTNGSTAKMVHIDSVVVPAHGTVAFKPKGYHAMLEAPRQAVAPGAKVPLRLHFADGSIVSVTCDAKAPTYAGQ is encoded by the coding sequence ATGAAACGCACGATTTCGACCGGCCTGCTCACGGCGCTGGCGCTGCACGTGTCCGCTACGTTCGCCGCGCCGGCCCTGCAGGCCGATGCGTGCTGGATCCGCACGATGCCGGCGACGGTGCCGTCCTCCGGCTACTTCACGCTGAAGAACGACGGCGACGCACCCGCGACGCTCGTCGGTATCGACACGCCCGCCTACGGGATGGCGATGATGCATGAAACGCAGACGAACGGCAGCACCGCGAAGATGGTCCACATCGACTCGGTCGTCGTGCCGGCGCACGGCACGGTCGCCTTCAAGCCGAAGGGCTATCACGCGATGCTCGAAGCGCCGCGCCAGGCCGTCGCGCCCGGCGCGAAGGTGCCGCTCCGGCTGCATTTCGCGGACGGCTCGATCGTGTCCGTGACCTGCGACGCGAAGGCGCCGACCTACGCCGGCCAGTAA
- a CDS encoding DUF2964 family protein, protein MMEMEHARAVFRTATSMRRDMHPFGRRIMVRAELRVVLAAIATFIMLGGIAVAIHGLLFDLTDAVRYGAAAIAVGVTTAAIALNVWPTDPH, encoded by the coding sequence ATGATGGAAATGGAGCACGCACGCGCCGTGTTCCGCACTGCAACAAGCATGCGACGCGACATGCATCCGTTCGGGAGACGCATCATGGTTCGGGCGGAACTGAGAGTCGTGCTGGCGGCCATCGCCACCTTCATCATGCTGGGCGGCATTGCCGTGGCGATCCACGGATTGCTGTTCGACCTGACCGACGCGGTGAGATACGGAGCCGCCGCGATTGCGGTGGGCGTCACGACCGCCGCGATCGCGCTCAACGTCTGGCCGACCGATCCGCACTGA
- a CDS encoding MFS transporter: MSSASISRSVPGTQPSAPDGLPAGVSPRSAAYKRIAFALFLAGFSTFSLLYCVQPLLPAFAREFDVGAASSSLSLSLSTGMLAVSILCAGALSERVGRRGLMFASMTLAAVFNLLAALSPNWHLLLVCRALEGFALGGVPAVAMAYLAEEIAADGLGFSMGLYVGGTAFGGMIGRIGMSALEEHFSWRTAMLSIGVVDLLAALAFVMLLPASRRFVKRTDLTLRHHLRLWHAQLRHARLPFVFAIGFLMMGAFVTIYNYAGFRLMAAPFNLSPTACGLIFGAYLFGMVSSSSAGALADRLGRGPVLVSGIVVFAVGLALTLSHSLAAIVVGIVLVTIGFFVAHSVASGWVGALAGAAKGHAASLYLLAYYVGSSVLGSVGGAFWQRGAWASVAAYVAVLLVVAVLAARRLSRA; the protein is encoded by the coding sequence ATGTCCTCCGCTTCGATTTCCCGATCCGTGCCCGGCACGCAACCCTCCGCGCCCGATGGGCTGCCGGCCGGCGTGTCCCCGCGCTCGGCCGCGTACAAGCGCATCGCGTTCGCGCTTTTCCTCGCCGGCTTTTCCACTTTCTCGCTGCTGTACTGCGTGCAGCCGCTGCTTCCCGCGTTCGCACGCGAGTTCGACGTCGGCGCGGCGTCGAGTTCGCTGTCGCTGTCGCTGTCGACCGGGATGCTCGCGGTGTCGATCCTGTGTGCCGGCGCGCTGTCCGAACGGGTCGGGCGGCGCGGGCTGATGTTCGCGTCGATGACGTTGGCCGCGGTGTTCAACCTGCTCGCCGCGCTGTCGCCGAACTGGCACCTGCTGCTGGTCTGTCGTGCGCTCGAAGGCTTCGCGCTGGGCGGCGTGCCGGCGGTGGCGATGGCCTATCTCGCGGAAGAAATCGCCGCCGACGGGCTCGGCTTCTCGATGGGACTCTATGTCGGCGGGACCGCGTTCGGCGGCATGATCGGACGGATCGGGATGAGCGCGCTCGAGGAGCACTTCTCGTGGCGCACGGCGATGCTGTCGATCGGCGTCGTCGACCTGCTCGCGGCGCTCGCGTTCGTGATGCTGCTGCCGGCCTCGCGACGCTTCGTGAAGCGCACCGACCTGACGCTGCGTCACCACCTGCGGCTGTGGCACGCGCAACTGCGTCATGCGCGCCTGCCGTTCGTGTTCGCGATCGGCTTCCTGATGATGGGCGCGTTCGTGACGATCTACAACTACGCCGGGTTCCGGCTCATGGCGGCGCCGTTCAACCTGAGCCCGACCGCATGCGGGCTGATCTTCGGCGCGTACCTGTTCGGGATGGTGTCGTCATCGAGCGCCGGCGCGCTCGCCGATCGTCTCGGGCGGGGGCCGGTTCTGGTCAGCGGCATCGTCGTCTTCGCGGTGGGTCTCGCACTGACGCTGTCGCACTCGCTCGCCGCGATCGTCGTCGGCATCGTGCTCGTGACGATCGGCTTCTTCGTCGCCCATTCGGTCGCGAGCGGCTGGGTCGGCGCGCTCGCGGGCGCCGCGAAAGGGCATGCGGCCTCGCTATATCTGCTCGCCTACTATGTCGGGTCGAGCGTGCTCGGCTCGGTCGGCGGCGCGTTCTGGCAACGCGGCGCGTGGGCGAGCGTCGCCGCTTATGTCGCGGTGCTGCTCGTCGTCGCAGTGCTGGCGGCGCGGCGCTTGAGCCGCGCGTGA
- a CDS encoding NCS2 family permease, whose product MESIKRYFGFAEAGTDFRTEILAGVTTFLTMAYIIFVNPAILGDAGMPKESVFVATCLVAALASIIMGLYANYPIACAPGMGLNAYFAYTVVKGMGFTWQAALGAVFISGCLFLLVTLFRVREAIVNGIPKSLRISITAGIGLFLGIISLKTSGVIVGNPATLVTLGDLHKPTTILAIVGFFTIVTLDHLRVRGAILIGIIGVTILSFFFGDNQFHGVFSAPPSIDATLFKLDIRAALSTGIINVILVFFLVELFDATGTLMGVANRAGLLVEGKMHRLNKALLADSTAIVAGSVLGTSSTTAYIESASGVQAGGRTGVTAITVAVLFLACLFIAPLAGVVPAYATAPALLYVSCLMLREMVEVPWDDATEAVPAALTALLMPFTYSIANGVAFGFIAYGGLKLLTGQGRTVKPIVWIIAAVFLFRFFYLGSE is encoded by the coding sequence ATGGAATCCATCAAGCGGTATTTCGGCTTCGCTGAAGCCGGCACCGACTTCCGCACCGAAATACTCGCGGGCGTCACCACGTTCCTGACGATGGCCTACATCATCTTCGTCAACCCCGCGATCCTCGGCGACGCCGGCATGCCGAAGGAATCCGTGTTCGTCGCGACCTGCCTCGTCGCGGCGCTGGCGTCGATCATCATGGGGCTGTACGCGAACTACCCGATCGCCTGCGCGCCCGGCATGGGCCTGAACGCGTATTTCGCGTACACGGTCGTCAAGGGAATGGGCTTCACGTGGCAGGCCGCGCTCGGCGCGGTGTTCATTTCCGGCTGCCTGTTCCTGCTCGTCACGCTGTTCCGCGTGCGCGAGGCGATCGTCAACGGCATTCCGAAATCGCTGCGGATTTCCATTACCGCCGGCATCGGCCTGTTCCTCGGCATCATCTCGCTGAAGACGTCGGGCGTGATCGTCGGCAACCCGGCCACGCTCGTCACGCTCGGCGATCTGCACAAGCCCACGACGATCCTCGCGATCGTCGGCTTCTTCACGATCGTCACGCTCGACCACCTGCGCGTGCGCGGCGCGATCCTGATCGGCATCATCGGCGTGACGATCCTGTCGTTCTTCTTCGGCGACAACCAGTTCCACGGCGTGTTCTCCGCGCCGCCGTCGATCGATGCGACGCTGTTCAAGCTCGACATCCGCGCCGCGCTGTCGACCGGCATCATCAACGTGATCCTCGTGTTCTTCCTCGTCGAGCTGTTCGACGCGACGGGCACGCTGATGGGCGTCGCGAATCGCGCGGGCCTGCTCGTCGAAGGCAAGATGCACCGCCTGAACAAGGCGCTGCTCGCCGACAGCACGGCGATCGTCGCGGGCTCGGTGCTCGGCACGTCGTCGACCACCGCGTATATCGAAAGCGCGTCGGGCGTGCAGGCCGGCGGCCGCACCGGCGTGACGGCCATCACCGTCGCGGTGCTGTTCCTCGCGTGCCTGTTCATCGCGCCGCTCGCCGGCGTCGTGCCGGCCTACGCGACCGCGCCCGCGCTGCTGTACGTGTCGTGCCTGATGCTGCGCGAGATGGTCGAGGTGCCGTGGGACGACGCGACGGAAGCCGTGCCGGCCGCGCTGACCGCGCTGCTGATGCCGTTCACGTACTCGATCGCGAACGGTGTCGCGTTCGGCTTCATCGCGTACGGCGGCCTCAAGCTGCTGACGGGCCAGGGCCGCACGGTCAAGCCGATCGTGTGGATCATCGCGGCCGTGTTCCTGTTTCGCTTCTTCTATCTCGGCAGCGAGTAA
- a CDS encoding SRPBCC family protein — translation MIQQTDRIEKQALLGASPDRVWAAVGNSGEFGQWFGVSFDGPFEAGQPLFGRITPTRVDEDVAKAQEPYAGTVFEIVVDRIEPQRLLSFRWHPFAIDPHVDYASEPMTLVTFTLAAQAGGTLLTVTETGFDQLIEARRATARAMNDQGWAAQMTLIAKYLALHA, via the coding sequence ATGATCCAGCAAACCGATCGCATCGAGAAACAGGCGCTACTCGGCGCATCGCCCGACCGCGTCTGGGCAGCCGTCGGCAATTCCGGCGAATTCGGGCAATGGTTCGGCGTCTCGTTCGACGGCCCGTTCGAGGCCGGCCAGCCGCTGTTCGGCCGCATCACGCCCACCCGCGTCGACGAGGACGTCGCGAAAGCGCAGGAGCCCTATGCGGGCACCGTGTTCGAAATCGTCGTCGATCGCATCGAGCCGCAACGACTGCTCTCGTTCCGCTGGCATCCGTTCGCGATCGACCCGCACGTCGATTACGCGTCCGAGCCGATGACGCTCGTCACGTTCACGCTCGCGGCGCAGGCCGGCGGCACGCTGCTCACGGTCACCGAAACGGGTTTCGACCAGTTGATCGAAGCGCGTCGCGCGACGGCGCGCGCCATGAACGACCAGGGCTGGGCCGCGCAGATGACGCTGATCGCGAAATATCTGGCGCTGCACGCGTAG
- a CDS encoding leucine-rich repeat-containing protein kinase family protein: MIHTLEQLQAGQLSGARQLKLACGLTEFPREIFDLADTLEVLDLTGNALSALPDDLPRLHRLRILFASGNRFTAFPDVLGACDRLDMIGFKANRIRTVPRGALPRALRWLILTDNAIDELPADIGDCARLQKLMLAGNRLRTLPAEMAACRALELVRLSANRLDALPDWLLHLPRLAWLAVAGNPFGAAPEAAASAGPDVAEIDWAALSCERKLGEGASGVIYRAQWRANGDSPRTVAVKLFKGAVTSDGLPDCEMAACLHAGRHPHLIPVIGKVRGHPDGTHGLVMELVDPALTNLAGPPSFASCTRDVYAADARFDPAQALRIAHGIASAAGHLHARGIMHGDLYAHNILHDGAGGALLGDFGAASPYDVNERTRGARFERLEVRAFGYLLGELLERCEPHAGALDALAAACVNEDVDARPSFDEIAAALAARMR, from the coding sequence GTGATACACACCCTCGAACAGCTGCAGGCCGGACAACTGTCGGGCGCGCGGCAACTCAAGCTCGCGTGCGGACTGACCGAATTTCCGCGCGAGATCTTCGATCTGGCCGACACGCTCGAAGTGCTCGACCTGACCGGCAATGCGTTGTCGGCGCTGCCGGACGATCTGCCGCGGCTGCATCGTCTGCGCATCCTGTTCGCGTCGGGCAACCGCTTCACCGCGTTCCCCGACGTGCTCGGCGCGTGCGATCGGCTCGACATGATCGGCTTCAAGGCGAACCGGATCCGCACCGTGCCGCGCGGCGCGCTGCCGCGTGCGCTGCGCTGGCTGATCCTGACCGACAATGCCATCGACGAACTGCCGGCCGACATCGGCGACTGTGCGCGGTTGCAAAAGCTCATGCTTGCCGGCAACCGGTTGCGGACGCTGCCCGCGGAAATGGCCGCCTGCCGCGCGCTGGAACTGGTGCGCCTGTCGGCGAACCGGCTTGATGCGCTGCCCGACTGGCTGCTGCACCTGCCGCGTCTCGCATGGCTCGCGGTGGCCGGCAATCCGTTCGGCGCGGCGCCGGAGGCTGCGGCGTCTGCCGGGCCGGACGTCGCGGAGATCGACTGGGCAGCGCTTTCATGTGAACGGAAACTGGGCGAGGGCGCGTCGGGTGTCATTTATCGCGCGCAATGGCGGGCGAACGGCGATTCGCCGCGGACGGTCGCGGTCAAGCTGTTCAAGGGCGCGGTCACGAGCGACGGCCTGCCCGATTGCGAAATGGCCGCGTGCCTGCATGCCGGCCGCCATCCGCATCTGATCCCGGTGATCGGCAAGGTGCGCGGGCATCCGGACGGCACGCACGGCCTCGTGATGGAGCTGGTCGATCCCGCGCTGACGAATCTCGCCGGGCCGCCGAGCTTCGCGTCCTGCACGCGCGACGTCTACGCCGCCGATGCGAGATTCGATCCGGCGCAGGCGCTGCGGATCGCGCACGGCATCGCATCGGCGGCCGGCCATCTGCACGCGCGCGGCATCATGCACGGCGATCTGTACGCGCACAACATCCTGCACGACGGCGCAGGCGGCGCGTTGCTCGGGGATTTCGGGGCGGCGTCGCCGTACGACGTGAACGAGCGCACACGCGGCGCCCGGTTCGAGCGGCTCGAAGTGCGCGCGTTCGGCTATCTGCTCGGCGAATTGCTCGAGCGATGCGAACCGCATGCCGGCGCGCTCGATGCGCTTGCGGCGGCGTGCGTGAACGAGGACGTCGATGCACGGCCGTCGTTCGACGAGATCGCGGCCGCACTGGCCGCGCGCATGCGCTGA
- a CDS encoding LysE family translocator has translation MSIQTWMLFAAAYLATTLSPGPNVLLVIRNTVRYGTHGTVATIVGNLVAQGVVVLLVALGVGAVLAAMPPLFVAMKVIGAAYLMVLGVRQLRGDSKTAASSGAAAIVAPDRRKLFREALFVSGSNPKTMIFLSAFMPQFIVHDRPLALQFVVMYATIACTVVIVHGVYSAGVRRLHRGFGMSRAVRALKRASGLLFVGLGIKLLTARQA, from the coding sequence ATGTCCATTCAGACCTGGATGCTGTTTGCCGCAGCCTATCTCGCCACGACGTTGTCGCCGGGGCCCAACGTGCTGCTCGTGATCCGCAACACGGTACGCTACGGCACGCACGGCACCGTCGCGACGATCGTCGGCAACCTCGTCGCGCAGGGCGTGGTCGTGCTGCTGGTCGCGCTCGGCGTCGGCGCGGTGCTGGCGGCGATGCCGCCGCTGTTCGTCGCGATGAAGGTGATCGGCGCCGCGTATCTGATGGTCCTGGGTGTCCGGCAGTTGCGCGGCGATAGCAAGACCGCCGCATCGAGCGGCGCGGCGGCGATCGTCGCGCCCGATCGCCGAAAGCTGTTCCGCGAAGCGCTGTTCGTGTCGGGCAGCAATCCGAAGACGATGATCTTCCTGTCCGCGTTCATGCCGCAGTTCATCGTGCACGATCGCCCGCTCGCGCTGCAGTTCGTCGTGATGTACGCGACGATCGCCTGCACGGTCGTGATCGTTCACGGCGTCTATTCGGCCGGCGTGCGCCGCCTGCATCGCGGCTTCGGCATGAGCCGCGCGGTGCGCGCGCTCAAGCGCGCGAGCGGGCTGCTGTTCGTCGGGCTCGGCATCAAGCTGCTGACCGCGCGGCAGGCGTAG
- a CDS encoding LysR family transcriptional regulator, which translates to MELRHLRYFLAVAAASNFTKAAETLGIGQPPLSQQIKALESELGVELFKRTARGAELTLAGEVFAEEARRVLDDAERAARAARRAARGETGHLRVGFTGTAAFNPKVSDLIRRFREAYPDAELTLQEATSGVLLEALEAGRLDVAIVRPERRVAAALRVSDWDEEPMFVALPVAHRLAQRRRIDLAELADESFVQVPRAAGAALFDDIVAACQAAGFEPRMGQPAPQIASAVTLVAAGLGVSVVPKAITQVQVPGVVYRPFAGNRFRARLAIASRCDEPSAVVRNFLLLA; encoded by the coding sequence ATGGAACTCCGGCATCTGCGCTACTTTCTGGCCGTCGCGGCCGCGTCGAATTTCACGAAGGCCGCCGAAACGCTCGGCATCGGCCAGCCGCCGTTGAGCCAGCAGATCAAGGCGCTCGAGAGCGAACTCGGCGTGGAGCTGTTCAAACGCACCGCGCGCGGCGCCGAGCTGACGCTGGCGGGCGAGGTCTTCGCGGAAGAGGCGCGCCGCGTGCTGGACGATGCCGAGCGCGCGGCGCGGGCGGCGAGGCGCGCCGCACGCGGGGAAACCGGCCATTTGCGGGTGGGCTTCACCGGCACGGCCGCGTTCAATCCGAAAGTGTCGGATCTGATTCGCCGTTTTCGCGAGGCATATCCGGATGCGGAACTGACGTTGCAGGAAGCGACGTCGGGCGTCCTGCTGGAGGCGCTGGAGGCCGGGCGTCTCGACGTCGCGATCGTACGGCCCGAGCGCCGCGTCGCCGCGGCGCTGCGGGTATCCGACTGGGACGAGGAGCCGATGTTCGTCGCGCTGCCCGTCGCGCACCGGCTGGCACAGCGCCGGCGCATCGATCTGGCCGAGCTGGCCGACGAGTCGTTCGTGCAGGTGCCGCGCGCGGCCGGCGCCGCGCTGTTCGACGATATCGTCGCCGCGTGCCAGGCCGCCGGGTTCGAGCCGCGCATGGGGCAACCGGCGCCGCAGATCGCGTCCGCGGTGACGCTGGTGGCGGCCGGGCTCGGCGTGTCGGTCGTGCCGAAAGCGATTACGCAGGTGCAGGTGCCCGGGGTCGTGTACCGGCCGTTCGCCGGTAACCGGTTCCGCGCCAGGCTCGCCATTGCGTCGCGCTGCGACGAGCCGTCGGCGGTGGTGCGCAATTTTCTGTTGCTGGCGTAG